The DNA region TTCCATGACTTGGGAAAAACCTCTattgaatttccatgatattccaggaattccatgaccagtgggaaccctgatatcTTGTTTACAAATGAGAGCGCAACTCCTGAGTGATGTTTTTGCGACATGTTGAGAAGTTTAACTATTATCGTATTGAGAGGTCATCGGTCAAGGCCGGAGGAAACGAAAGAGGTAGCAAAATAAAAGGCAGCCAATTGCATTTGGTTCATGTGGCAGCGTGGGACCTGACCTGCTGAAGGAAAACAGGCAGCTGATGTCTGAGTTGCTCCTGTAACTGTGGGTTGCCAGCAAACAGGGGGTTGTTCATCAGAACCTGTACAACATGGAAAGGACATGAACCatcaaaaaaggagagagatttCTTTGTCATTCTTTTTCAGCACTGAGTACcgagtaaataaaataaatatgtttgTTGACGGACCTGTGAAGCAATGTCTGGGTTCTGAGACAGAGACTGCATCATACTGCGCATGTATGGAGCAGAGAGCATATTCTGCATCAGTTGAGGATTCTCCGAGATCTGTTGCATCAGGCTCTGCATGCCGGGACTGTTGAACATGCCTATGTGGACCAGCCGAGAAGACATGGAGATACGTGgagaaaaatggaagaaaaataaGGGAGGGGACACGTCTTAACACTGTGCAATTTTGTCTGAACACTTAGATCAAACATCTGATTGAAAAGTACTCTGCAGTTCCGTACTGCACAGGGGAAGCATTCCAAGAACTGACTCAGTAGAAAAGAGGTTAAGTTAACGTCAAGGTCGTGGTAAATCATCGAATAGAAGAGCCGGGAGACCTAATTTTCTTAGCAAAATGAAAACTGTAggccatctattagcaggtttaccacttcataTAGGTTAACttaccaggtttatcacttaagcATGTTTTTGGAATACCACCAGGGTCTTATAGTGCGAGAAAGTGAGGTCTTCTAAAACACCATGATTGGTTAACTACCGTTGCCAAGACTGCCTGCGTCGATGCCCAGAGGGTTGGAGACGCTGGGGGTGGTTCCGCTGGTGGAGGTgccggtgggggtggaggtggagcctGGGGGCCGGTTCTCTCCGGAGCCGCTGTTTGGGGGGCCCCAGGGGTTTGGTAAGGGCTCTCTGTTTTCTGTCCTGGAGGGCTGCACCCCAGAGTTCTCTGTTCCACCCAAGGCGGAGAAAGGATTGTTTCCAAACTGGACAACCGAGGAcggaaaaaaaaaagagtagtTAAGTGAAAAATGCCTATTTGTATTCTGGAACcgttaaacaaacaaaacaaaaaacacagtttTTAACCAAGTCAACAGTTTCTTTTTAACAAGTTTAGGGCATTGGGTGGTATTACACAATGAACAGTTCAAAGGTCATGGCGTTTGAACCCACTGTCGAAAATACTTCATACACATACTTATATGCCAACAAATATATCCAGACACCACGTGTTTAATTGAACAGTGAAGTCCATTTGAGGGTTAAATGTTGCGTTACCTGCTCTCTTGCAGCGCTGAACATAGGCTCTTGAATGTCTGTGTACATCCTCCTCAGGGCATTGTATCCACCGGGGATGCTCTCCAGGTTGCTAAGCGCCCGGTCCTGGTTACGCATCATCTCTTGCATCATAGCTGGATTCCTTGCCAACTCCATTGTCTAAACAGGTCGAAAAGGTGGGAATGAAACTGTGTACTGGTATTGCCGCATTAAccaaatgtaaacagtagcctcCTTTATATGAACACAATTACATCAAAGCTTTCCATCTTTGAGAAGTATATAAAAGTGAAGTGTATGCACTAATCCTTGCCAGACCACAGAGACTATTttcatgttgattttttttttaaataaataaataataataataaataaaaaaagtcaCATACATCATAGTACTGTAAATAATGCATTGGGAATGAACTATGAAAAGTGCTACCATAGATATTTTCAaaacagtaataataaaaaaaaacccaatttgCCCAGGCCTGAAGGCAATGATGAGTGTCACCTGCGATGTTATGATGTGTAACTGTCTTTTGCATGGATTGTCTGAGTGACAAAAAAATGAACTTCATTGGGtagctccatctccctctctataGTCTGTGCATTAAAATTCCATTATTTTCGCCACAGCGTAAGCGATCTCTCCTTTGACTGAACTCCACAATGTTGGCGTTACCTGTCTCATGAGCTCGGGGTTGTTGAGCATGTGCGAGATCTCGGGGTTGCGCTCCATCAGCTGCTGCATCTGCGGGTTGGCCATGATCATCTGGCGCATCAGGTCCGGATTGGACATCATGTTCTGCACCAGCGGGTTCTCCATGATCTGCGACAGCATCTCCGGGTTGGACATCAGCTGCCGCTGCATCTGCTGCTGGAGCTCCATAAAGTTGGCTGAGCCCATTCCCATGCCAGCCAGGTTGGAGAGGTCCCCGAACCcagctgagaacacacacacacacgcacgcacaggtctGATGTTAGTTAAGccccacacacatccaccaccaacctggcttGCTGTATTGTGAggtgctgtgctgtacagtgaTGTCTCCCTAAGAACTCACACAGTAGGTTGGCAGGCTGGACAGGGGCGGCAGGAGATGGCCCGGTGCCCTGTGCTGTGCCACCGGCTGATGCCGTGCTGGGGTTGGTAGTGCTAGTGCCGCTTCTATTCACAGGTGGTGTGCCAGGGGCCGAGGACACGGATGCTTGCGAACTGCCACTCCCAGAGGCCCTGGTGGACAATTTTGAATACCCGTTattgattattttttatttatttatttttttcccccaaacagtGTGATGAGTGAATTCTGGCAAGGTCAgacatgagtaggcctactcttggGAATGTTATTGTACATTTGATAGCATATACGTTCAGACCGAAAGTCAAAATAACATGGTCACGGGTGTGCTGCCCATGCTTActtttgtgctgttttgatgACGAGGTGGACAGTAAGCCCATCTTTGATGCCGTGCTGGTTGAGCGTGTCGCCGTCTTTCAGGATTTTCCCGGCAAAGATTAATACCAACTGGTCCTGTTTAGCCTTAAATCGCTTTGAAATTTCTTCCTTAAACTatcaaagagagggagaaaagcaaGTATAATGGGCCAGTCAGAGAAGCCACACGAGATGCGCAACACAGTGGTCATACTGAAACTGTCATCAGGTGACCCGTGAAACAAGTGTCATGACAGCGCTTAGGACGTCAACGCTGTCAGTGTCTGCGTGTGGAGTGCCTGACTGGTTAAACATTCGACTTGGTCAAATAGCGTTTTAGTTCAGTAAATTCCTGACTTCAAGACATAACATTCGTAAAACAGCACTCAATGGCTAACCAAATGTGAACTTCTGATCCTGATACCATCAGATCCGTCGAGAATGTTCTCTTTGTTAAGGCGATGTGTACATCTGATTTCAACCACCATGGCATGAACAACAGTGAAACCTGGCAAGAGTAACGCCTGTTTCCAGTACGATGTGTGTGTTGATATTTTCTCGTTGACCACAAAAGTAATTACAAATCATTTATTAACCATCAACGATGTCTTTCGTTCTACCTCTAGCTACGAAGAACCTTCCGATTGGCTGCCGCCATACCCGGTTAGCATTACGCCGACACACTGGAATGACTAGCTAGCAAACAGCGTCATGACATACCATATTTTACACCTTGCAAATCACCTTTTTAACGACAACTGGTCATTCCACTCATACCAAAAGTCTAAAGCCACCGGCAAGGGCTCAGCAACAACCACAAACAATTGCTAAATCTAACATCAACAGTGAAATATACGCCCAGTTTTACGCGATAAGTTCGCTAGCTAGCAAGCTACCTTGTTAGCTTTCCATCCCGACAATGCTAACGTAAGCTATCATTCATGTTCCATAGGCAGTCAGCTAACTAGCTTGGCAGGAAGGTGGGTTGCTAGCTGGTCAGTTAACCGACAAAATATGATGTACTCCCCATAAAACAACCAAATACCTGCGCAACAGACGAATCTTCGGATATAGCTATTTCCTCTTTATCCTTGGGAGTTTTGACAGTGACCATAATAATGGTCCCGCTGGAGGCAGCATTTTCCTCGGTGTTAGTATCCACGGCAGGGTCTGTGCCGCTGTTTTCCGCCATCTTTACTCCTCTTTACTTCATTACATCACCGGACTGACAAGAATCGAAAGCTGAGTTGGAAGTTAGACTCGACCGTGCTGTTCAATAACGCTGTACTCTGGCGGCGGGGagggaaattgcatcttaaaactGAAAGCGCTCTAAAAACCAACCAGGCCACAATAAGCCACCTGTAGGTCTACCTctaaaaaacacaaacatcaTCTGTTGACTTTCATGGCCTAATTGTGAAGTGGTCTTTGGAGGGCTATCAGAGGGTTGAGGTTCGTAAGATTGCTTTGGATAAAGCATCAGCTTGCCTAgtgctgtaggcctaaataagaaTATCCTTGTAGCCGATGACACAGCATTTTTTCATCCACTATGTTTGCTTTTTTTAAAACCCATCTTAACATACTATCATCCCAAATGTTATACAACATCATCAGACAGACACGTtaataacttttgggatgatatttggagtctGTTGACACATTCGAATGCAGAATTtctgaaagggctgaacaaaaaaaatgttgcgTTGTTGGGATAGGCTATTGACatactatttactctcaatggtcagGGATACTgtgagcaataggcctacaactgcATCTTATGACCAACCAAAGCAACAGTGACTGTTTCCCATCCTGACCCAACAGTGAGTGTGACTGACCTACCTGTACATTTAGAAAGGGGAATAAAACTTGTGTTGGGTCCATCCCATTAACTGATCTCCCGTCCTCGACTTCTGCTTGTGCTCGACTTCCCCACTATTaggccagcctgatctccaaaaattccgtgctcctggacacgcatgttaaggacacgaaatccgtgtccaggagcacggattttgccaaaattccgtgctcctggacacggaattgttttccgtgctcctggacacggaattgttttccgtgatgggcacacggaa from Engraulis encrasicolus isolate BLACKSEA-1 chromosome 5, IST_EnEncr_1.0, whole genome shotgun sequence includes:
- the ubqln4 gene encoding ubiquilin-4, with product MAENSGTDPAVDTNTEENAASSGTIIMVTVKTPKDKEEIAISEDSSVAQFKEEISKRFKAKQDQLVLIFAGKILKDGDTLNQHGIKDGLTVHLVIKTAQKASGSGSSQASVSSAPGTPPVNRSGTSTTNPSTASAGGTAQGTGPSPAAPVQPANLLSGFGDLSNLAGMGMGSANFMELQQQMQRQLMSNPEMLSQIMENPLVQNMMSNPDLMRQMIMANPQMQQLMERNPEISHMLNNPELMRQTMELARNPAMMQEMMRNQDRALSNLESIPGGYNALRRMYTDIQEPMFSAAREQFGNNPFSALGGTENSGVQPSRTENREPLPNPWGPPNSGSGENRPPGSTSTPTGTSTSGTTPSVSNPLGIDAGSLGNGMFNSPGMQSLMQQISENPQLMQNMLSAPYMRSMMQSLSQNPDIASQVLMNNPLFAGNPQLQEQLRHQLPVFLQQMQNPEALSVMTNPRAMQALMQIQQGLQTLQTECPGLMPSLVPGGMPGGMPGGLPAGMPGAMPGAPGPVPAAGSVPQENPPPPPPPPTSCQGPTPTAGPTPTQQQLMQQMLQMFAGAGAGGSASIQTPEVRFQQQLEQLSAMGFINREANLQALIATGGDINAAIERLLGSQPS